The sequence below is a genomic window from Haloferax mediterranei ATCC 33500.
TACGAGTCAAGCGGCGGGGTCACCACCTACCAGAACACCGTCGCAATCGCCTGCCCGGCGTGCGAGAACCCCTTCGACGATCTGGTTGTCTGCGAAGACGACTACAACAGTCTCGAACTGAGCATGATGCTCGACCTGTGTGTGACCCAGCACGACGGCGACGTGCTGTTGTTCACCCACAAGCAATGACGTTCTCCCCCGGCGTTCACGCCGGAGTAACCCTGCTCATTCGTGGCTCCGTACGCCACCATCGATAGTCGTCTCTTCGGCAATCGTCTCCGCTTGGACGAATCCCGAGATGACCCACGAAACGAGAGCCGAAACCGCGGCCGAGAGGAGTCCTGTTTTAGCACCTGCTTTCCAGCCCTCGGTGAGTGTACCGGCGACGAATCCGAAGCAGAAGCCGACGACTGCACTGAAGACGGCACTGGCGAGTCGATTCATACGTCCCCAACGGGTGCCGAGGTGAAAAATATCGGTTGAGTATCGAGCTTCGGCAACCCGGTATCGCGCTTATTCGCTCGGCGGAAGCCCGTTTTCGTCGATAACGTCTCCGTCTTCGTCGACGGTGACGATACCGCGGTTGTTGACGGCGTAGGGGTCGAGCCCGACTTCTTCGAGGAACTGCTTGTAGAGTCGTTCGGCCGTCTCGGCGTCCTTCTGGCGGTCCGAGGCGCGGTCACAAAGTTCGACAAGGTCCTCTGGCACGTCGTTTTCGTGGACAATCCAGTGGTTGATGAGGTCCGACAGGCGGCGGATGGGCGAGGTGAAGTGCCCGTAGATGTCGAAGTTGAGCGCGTAGTGGCCGCCGAAGGGGTCGTTCATATACTTCGCGCGGGGCATGACCTTCAGCACGGCGCGCTGAATCTTGTTGAGCGCGCGGGAGTTCGCGCTTTCGAGCGCGTCGTTGACGGCTTTCCGGGGTTCGTCCCACGACGTGGACTGGATGCTCACGCCGTCGAGTTCGGTAATCTCACGGAGAGCCTTGTCCCACTGGTCGGGAGTCGGCTGTGGGTGGACGCGGTACATCGCTTCGACGCCGCGGTTCCACATGAGTTCGTGCGTGACGGCCTTGTTGGCCTTCAGCATGCACTCTTCGATGATGGTGTGGGCGCGGTCGCGACTCGGATTGAGGACCAGCGAGCCGTCTTCCTTCCGCTGTTCGTGAAGCTGGTCAGCGAGGTCGAACACCAGCGCGTTCTCCTCGTGGAGCGGCAGTTCGGGGTCGTCGAGGCGGTTCTCACACTGCGTGTAGGTGAGGCGTTCGTTGGAGTGAATGACGGACTTGTAGATGTCGATAGACTCGAACGAGAGCGTGTCCTTCTTGATTTCCATCTCGACGGTGTGCGCCAGTCGGTCCTCGTTGGGGACGAGCGAACAGACTGTCTCGGCCAGCGCCGGGGGAAGCATGTGGATAGTGTAGGCGGGCAGGTAGACGGTGTTGCCGCGCTTGACGGCCTCGGCCCACATCTCTGACCCGGGGTGGACGTAGTGGGTCACGTCGGCGATGTGGACCCACAGCGTGTACGTTTCTTCGTTCTCGCGGATGCTCAGGGCGTCGTCGAAGTCCTGTGCGTCTATGGGGTCAGTTGTCCACGTCGTCAGGTCCCGAAGGTCCTGACGGTGTTCGAGTTCGTCTTCGATCTCCTCGTGGACGCCTTCGGTGCGGGCGCGCGCCTCCGAGAGGACTTCCGGCGGGAACTTGTCGCGAATCTCGAACTCCTTGAACAACTCTTCGCGCTTGTTCTGCAGGTGCCGCGCGAGTTCGGCGTCAATCTCCACCGGTCCTTGCCCTTCGGCGGTCCCGGCATACGCCTGCGAGTCGTCTGACATGGCCCCGACTAGACGGGGCAGGGAGAAATGCGTGTCGGGCGAGGCGAGCACGACGGAAAACGAGGCCACTGCCGACACAGTTTCGGAACCGGCCGATAGCGGTGGAAGCAGCGACGACGTGTGGGAACTGTGGTGTATTAACTACGTTCGTCCCACCGTTCGCGGCCGCCGGGCGGTTCGTACCGCTCTTTGACGGCGTCGAAGTACCGAACCAAGAACTCTTCGTCGGAGATGCCGTGTTCTTCGATGTCGACGAGGAGTCCTTCGAGTTCCTCGCGTGGCTGATGACAGAGTTCCCGATAACAGGCCTTACAGAGGTGTTCGAATCGTTTGCCGTGTCGTTCCCAGCGGTTCCCCTCTTTGTCGTATTCGCGCGCCGCCGACCGGATAACTGAGTCACCGCATGCGATGCACACGACCCGCTTCCGGTCCCGGTTGCTCCGGGAGCGCCACATATCACTGAAGTGGACCCAGTCGTACTTAGCAGTTTTTCCCACCCTGTCGGCCACATGTCAGACAACGTGGGGAATACCCCGATGACTGGGTATTCGTTCGACGCGGAGCGGTCGATTTATCGGCGGTGAGCGTCCACGACCCGGTATGAAGGTCAAGTCTCGCCACCATCTCCGCAGCGACGAAATCGACGCGTTGTGCGAATCCATCGAATCGTCACTCGGCGTCCGTCTCGACGGTGACGCCTTCGAAGCAGTCGAGTTCGCGGATGCGGACTACGATATCGTCCTCGTCGACGGTGAACCGGCCGTTATGTACATCGATGACCAGCCGTTCTTGACGGTCAAAGGTGCGAATCAGTTCCCGCCGACGACGAACGTCGTCACCGTCGACGCGGGCGCGGTTTCGTTCGTCTCCAGCGGGGCCGACGTGATGCGCCCCGGCATCACCGAGGCGGACGAATCTATCGAAGCCGGCGACCTCGTCGCCATCGCCGAAGAGAACCACAGCAAGGTCCTCGCAGTCGGCCGTGCGCTCGAAGACGGCGACGACCTCGTCGGCGACTCCGGAAAGGTTGTCGAGTCCATCCACCACGTTGGCGACGACCTGTTCGACTTCTCAGTCTGATTTTTGCTTCGTTGCGGCCGCGCCGTCTCTCACTCGGCGTATTTCTCGATGGCCGCTTCGTAGCCTTCTCGCGCCAGCGCGAACGTCTCGCGCAGGTCTCGTAGCGGCGTCTTCGACGCGTCCACCCGGAGGTCGTTGTAGTATGGCTCCATCTCGCGGTCTTCGGTCGAGGTCACGACGACCGCCGCACTCTGTATTTCGAGGTCGTCGCGCTTGTCGCCACCGGCGGTGTGACCCGCGCCGAGCGCGTCGATGAGGCGTCTCACCAGTAGTCTGTCACGGCTACTTCGCTCGTAGGATTCGGCCGTCGCGTCGACAACCGACTCGTCCGTGAGCAGGTTCCCCGCGACAGTGTAGTTGTCTCTCTCGCGGCGTCCGGTTTCTCCGTGGTGACCGGCTTCCTCGTGGTGGCGGGTTCCCTCGCGGTGACCGGCCCACCCGAGACAGTTGTCCCCCGTGAAGGCGAAGGTCCCGTCGGCATCGACGCCGTGGAGTTGGCGCTCCGCACGACTCTCGTCGGCGTTCAGAAGCGACCGGAGCGCGTCGTCCACCGCGACGCCGTCTTCGAGGTACGACAGCCCCTTGCGGCCGAGTTCTGGGTTCGTCACCGCCTGTGTCGCAACTGCGCCGTGTTCACTTGCAAAGGGACAGAGGGCACCGACGCCCGGAAGTCGGGTCGTCACGGCCACGCCGAAGCGATGCTGGTCAACCCCGTCGGCATCGACGTACTCCTCGTGGACACAGATGCTGAGTGTCATAGTGTGACACTGGGTGGAGTGCGGTAAACATCCGGCGGAATCGCCCGCGAGCGTCGGTTGTGATACCTGTGCGGTATCGTTTGCACTCTGATACATATCTATTATCCGACAAACGTCTGACGTAAGAACTAACCCCGTCGTGACCGCTCTACGTGCTATGGGTATCATGAGTAAGATTCTCGGTGGTGGTGGCTCCCGAACGACCGAGGACTACGTCGAACTCGACCTCGACGACTTTGACACCGCTCGCGGAGACGCTGGCATCTCGGTCCACATCGCGGAAATCGGCGGACAGCAGGATGTCATCGCCATCAAGGACGCCGTCTACGACGGCAACATGGTCATCGCTGACATCATCCGGCATACGACCTCCGACAACACGATGGAACACATTATCGACGACCTTCGACAGGTCGCGCACGAGGTCGACGGCGACATCGTCCAGAAGGGCGACGACCAGATTATCATCACGCCGTCCGGCGTCTCTGTCTCGCGCCGCAAACTCACCACCTAATTTTCCCCGTTCGCTGCGGGTGGGAGGCCCGCAACTTGCGGTTCGGATAGCCCGAACCGATGCCTATTCGGTCCCC
It includes:
- a CDS encoding DUF7385 family protein, with protein sequence MNDEELDELRSSLTPYESSGGVTTYQNTVAIACPACENPFDDLVVCEDDYNSLELSMMLDLCVTQHDGDVLLFTHKQ
- a CDS encoding RNB domain-containing ribonuclease, yielding MSDDSQAYAGTAEGQGPVEIDAELARHLQNKREELFKEFEIRDKFPPEVLSEARARTEGVHEEIEDELEHRQDLRDLTTWTTDPIDAQDFDDALSIRENEETYTLWVHIADVTHYVHPGSEMWAEAVKRGNTVYLPAYTIHMLPPALAETVCSLVPNEDRLAHTVEMEIKKDTLSFESIDIYKSVIHSNERLTYTQCENRLDDPELPLHEENALVFDLADQLHEQRKEDGSLVLNPSRDRAHTIIEECMLKANKAVTHELMWNRGVEAMYRVHPQPTPDQWDKALREITELDGVSIQSTSWDEPRKAVNDALESANSRALNKIQRAVLKVMPRAKYMNDPFGGHYALNFDIYGHFTSPIRRLSDLINHWIVHENDVPEDLVELCDRASDRQKDAETAERLYKQFLEEVGLDPYAVNNRGIVTVDEDGDVIDENGLPPSE
- a CDS encoding DUF7562 family protein, with protein sequence MWRSRSNRDRKRVVCIACGDSVIRSAAREYDKEGNRWERHGKRFEHLCKACYRELCHQPREELEGLLVDIEEHGISDEEFLVRYFDAVKERYEPPGGRERWDERS
- a CDS encoding RNA-binding protein produces the protein MKVKSRHHLRSDEIDALCESIESSLGVRLDGDAFEAVEFADADYDIVLVDGEPAVMYIDDQPFLTVKGANQFPPTTNVVTVDAGAVSFVSSGADVMRPGITEADESIEAGDLVAIAEENHSKVLAVGRALEDGDDLVGDSGKVVESIHHVGDDLFDFSV
- a CDS encoding DUF1028 domain-containing protein, which translates into the protein MTLSICVHEEYVDADGVDQHRFGVAVTTRLPGVGALCPFASEHGAVATQAVTNPELGRKGLSYLEDGVAVDDALRSLLNADESRAERQLHGVDADGTFAFTGDNCLGWAGHREGTRHHEEAGHHGETGRRERDNYTVAGNLLTDESVVDATAESYERSSRDRLLVRRLIDALGAGHTAGGDKRDDLEIQSAAVVVTSTEDREMEPYYNDLRVDASKTPLRDLRETFALAREGYEAAIEKYAE
- a CDS encoding cell division protein SepF; translated protein: MGIMSKILGGGGSRTTEDYVELDLDDFDTARGDAGISVHIAEIGGQQDVIAIKDAVYDGNMVIADIIRHTTSDNTMEHIIDDLRQVAHEVDGDIVQKGDDQIIITPSGVSVSRRKLTT